DNA sequence from the Osmia lignaria lignaria isolate PbOS001 chromosome 2, iyOsmLign1, whole genome shotgun sequence genome:
GATAAGATTAGTCGTCAATATTATACACCGACAATACACACAGACGCGAGAGAATTCAGTGAAGAACATATCGATTACGAGAACATTCCGGCCTTTTTTGACATCACCGAGGGATGTCAATCGCGGAACGGTCACCTTTTCGGTACGCACCGGAGGATACCTTGCCGCGTACGACTCGTAGCCACACCGAAACGTAACACGGAATTTGTGGCTCGAGTAACGGGTACGTCAAGGTCACGTACAAGACCGATTACGCGATTTCGCGACCGGCAAAACCGTGGATATCGTGACACCATTTCGGATATTACCCGGGTAATACCTTTCTGATGTCGTAACGAACTCGGGAAGCGCGGAATGCCTCAAGTATACTGCTTGAGGAAataaaggagaaagagagagagtgtCCGAAACCGGTATGTACGCGTATAGCCTCCTTCGCTCCTTTCTTTCATGAAAAGCGAAGGTCGGCTCTCCTCGCTTTTTCCATTTTGCTGGTACACACCTTTGCActagtttttttttgttttttttttttttttttttttttttaacgtagcTTCACAAAACTTTTACTCGACGGTATTAGAATAGATAAATCTAACTTTGGCAGCGCTCGCTGCTATTCATACTGAAGCGTCAGAGGCGTTTGTTCGCTCGCAGCCGACGGTCACTTTGAAAATCAATTGCCCACCCAGTGAGCGCTACCCGAGCAATTTTCACGACATTCACCGGATTTTAGAACCATTCGAGCTAACAACACTCACTTTTCTCACCGCCGCAATTTGCAAACTTGCATTTTCTGCCACAAGATTCAGTGAATCACTTCCGCGTGACGTTCTACGAATGGAGATTATAAAGAAGACTTTTTTTCGAAGAGTCGCACCAACTGCAGAGGATACATTCCAAACGAGATAAGTAACAGATGTCGCTACCAGTGATTCGGTAACTTAACGAAtgctttgttatttttttttttttcttaacctTACATACAATGTATATTTTCATCAGTAAAACAATTTATACttacttaataaattaataattttttattctaattgaaataatactttCAGTTTggcatgtatgtatatacataactAGAAATGAAATAACACGATTGTATGTATGTACTGCGCATGTTACCTGTGTTTTCTATTGGATGATTAATCTATCCACGTGCCAATGGATGCCGACTAGAAGAGCTTTACTAATCGTCccttaaaattgaataattgacAGAAAAAATGGTAATCGTAATTGGATTCGAAGGGAGTGCAAATAAATTGGGTGTTGGGATTATTCAAGATGAAAATGTTTTGTCAAATGTACGACATACTTATATTACTCCACCAGGCGAAGGTAAACTTCTCATGTATACTTTCACTTATGTATTACTTGATTAACAAAAACTGGTCATGTATATACACtgtttgttattatttaaaaatgttagaCATGAGATCTTTTAAAGATTCTTTTAAAAAGGATTTTTACCTCGTGAAACTGCGCAACACCACAGAGAACATGTCCTTGTCGTTTTACAAAAAGCACTGAACGATGCTAAAATAACTTTAAAAGATGTGGATGTGATATGCTATACAAAAGGACCAGGAATGGGAGCACCGTTGACAATTACTGCGTTGGTAGCAAGAACAATTGCTCAATTATATAATAAGCCAATCGTTGCAGTAAATCATTGTATTGGTCATATTGAAATGGGACGATTAATTACTGGAAGTATAAATCCTATTGTTTTGTATGTTTCTGGTGGAAATACGCAGATTATCGCATATTCTCAACAGAAATATCGTATTTTTGGCGAAACAATAGATATCGCTGTTGGAAACTGTTTAGACCGTTTCGCAAGGCTATTAAAGCTATCAAATGATCCTAGTCCTGGTTATAATATAGAACAGTTAGCAAAAAAGTAAGTTATTATGATAAAGATTTATTCATTCATACACACGCattgattatattttattataattttacatcAATATAGAGGGAATAAATTAGCTCCATTGCCTTATGTAGTAAAAGGAATGGATGTATCTTTTTCGGGAATTTTAAGTTATATAGAGGAACATCATTCTTCTTGGCTTGAGTCCAAAGAATTTACTCCCGAAGATTTATGTTTTTCTTTGCAAGAAACAGTGTTTGCCATGCTTGTTGAAATAACAggtattattattacttataatttaattttataatgtaagaagaaaaagaagaagatattaTCTATTTAATACAATAACATTATAGAAAGAGCAATGGCCCATGTGAAGTCATCCGAGGTATTAATTGTTGGTGGTGTAGGATGTAATAAACGATTACAAGATATGATGGAAACTATGTGTAAAGAGAGAAATGCAATACTTTATGCTACAGATGAGCGATTTTGTATAGATAACGGTGTAATGATTGCTGTAGCTGGGTTACTTCAGTACAAAAGCAATGGGCATACACCATGGATAGAAACAACTTGTGTACAAAGATATCGAACGGATGATGTACATATTTCTTGGAGAGAATAAATGAgttttatataaaatcatttgttacaataatgaataaaagtattttttaaatattcagtcagaatttaatttacatttatgtTAATATAAATTCTGATAGATTTTATAAGGATATCCATTGTTCCTTGTATACTACTTAAAATTTGTATCACATTATAAACGTTCAGTATTGCTATATTATTACACTATTTCGATAACGCAATTAACTCAACGAATACATTATAATTCTgttattataatttacaaatttgaaCGGACCGCCGCGTGGTATTCGGTATCCATAAATAGCTAGTGCGTACGCACTTGTGTATGTGCGCATGCACAAACATTATTCGGGTTCAAAATTGATATCGAGCTATCAGTttgtgaaaagaagaaaagcgaGCAACACAGGCGGAGGTAAAATTTTCATGACACGCGCGGTAGATAGAAGTAGCATACAATATTCGTCGACGCAAGCGCACGTGTGCCTGTAGTCCAAACAATACTTTTGTCGTTAGTAGTGGCTGTTATAATATTAGTAGAATTCGTATCGTCATCTCTGCCGGATACACGATCAGCAGCACTGTTACTACCTAGTACAAACGTCATTAAAAGTTtcgtttgaaattatttgaattttatgatGAATAAAACGTTTGTCATTTTCTGCCAATATCGTGTTTGCATAGAATtatagatttttcttttgaatcgTTTCATGCGTAAGTTTTATcgagagaaataaagaaaggaaaacgtgaaatttcttttatattataacGACTATATCATATTGTCCATTTCCTAATCGATAGAGGCGCGAACACCGATTGCAGCGCTTGATGTGGAACAAGTGGCAGTACGATATCGTCATTGCTCGTCAACGATAGTCACTGTTCGTCAGGGTGCATTTACTTGGTGCCTTTAAGATGTGCCGTTATATGATAGTGCACGATGTCTTATCTTTTTGACCGAATGATACTCGTGCTTAAAACAGAGGTGAGTCGCAAAATTTCTCCTGCCTCGTTTCTACCACTGTACATCTATTTCCGTATAGTAGCTGCTTCATTATAGCATCGTATCGGTACGTCAAATACTGTCTCCAAATAACACACATACAGACCTAGATAATTTAAATCTCTCAGCTGTTCGCCCTTGAATCTGCTACAAATTCTAATGTAATTCACGTTTTTCGATATTTAACTATTGttcatttcttcatttcttcatTTCACTTTGAGATATTTTTAACGGTAGACGGTGCATCAACGTTGATGCTATAAAGATTTGACAGTGATTCTGGGTAAACTTTTTCATTGTCAATTAAAAACTAAATGATACAAGCATTCTGTACTGGGCTTTCAACAATTTACAGTATGTAGAATTTTTTGTTACCGAGGTCAGGGAACGGGGTATAAAGAATTCAAAGAAGATATTCTGATACAAAAATCAATATCTGTGAAACTGGAAAGAAATATGGTTTCAAATACATAGTTGTTTGAAAGAATTGATGAATGTTAGTTTTCCGATCATGAGAATTTGATGACGGCGAAGAatgtaataagaataattttgtttttttgtgAAACAGACTACGGATGCTATGCC
Encoded proteins:
- the Tcs3 gene encoding putative tRNA N6-adenosine threonylcarbamoyltransferase Tcs3, which encodes MVIVIGFEGSANKLGVGIIQDENVLSNVRHTYITPPGEGFLPRETAQHHREHVLVVLQKALNDAKITLKDVDVICYTKGPGMGAPLTITALVARTIAQLYNKPIVAVNHCIGHIEMGRLITGSINPIVLYVSGGNTQIIAYSQQKYRIFGETIDIAVGNCLDRFARLLKLSNDPSPGYNIEQLAKKGNKLAPLPYVVKGMDVSFSGILSYIEEHHSSWLESKEFTPEDLCFSLQETVFAMLVEITERAMAHVKSSEVLIVGGVGCNKRLQDMMETMCKERNAILYATDERFCIDNGVMIAVAGLLQYKSNGHTPWIETTCVQRYRTDDVHISWRE